One Octopus sinensis linkage group LG11, ASM634580v1, whole genome shotgun sequence genomic window carries:
- the LOC115217026 gene encoding sex peptide receptor-like — protein MFLNDSYDNMEYAANMSLWENVSSIATSLTDVTSNNSTFEDPERSGFMKFSAVYEKAHGYISVTVCIFGVISNILNIFVLTRKHMISPTNYILTALAIFDMFTMTTYIPYATYLYIFASPSQSSYHPYAWVLFIVIHNNFIITCHTIALWLTVSLAVFRYIFVCHHTQAPTLCNLARSKLTVLITVGINILFCIPNYAQYVVSEMPPDGDHTSYWISQRDLPPIFFTITYWLFGVLMKVAPCTFLTILSAILIHAMHKAEKRKARLHSQGSRATQESSSTESNRTTKMLIAVVLSVVITELPQGILALISGINQDFFSNVYVPLGDVMDILVLINSAINFILYCIMSQAFRKTFRTHIFNVCVNNVRNRTNKNGVTYSSIQTEVTQV, from the coding sequence ATGTTCTTAAATGATTCCTACGACAACATGGAATACGCAGCCAATATGTCACTGTGGGAGAATGTCTCCTCAATAGCCACAAGTCTGACTGACGTTACGTCAAACAACAGCACCTTTGAAGATCCAGAACGCAGTGGGTTTATGAAATTCTCTGCTGTGTATGAGAAAGCCCATGGTTATATTAGTGTCACTGTTTGTATATTTGGAGTAATTTCaaacatattgaatatttttGTGTTGACAAGAAAACACATGATTTCTCCTACTAATTATATTTTAACAGCTCTAGCAATTTTTGATATGTTCACGATGACCACATATATCCCATATGCTACATACCTTTATATTTTTGCTTCTCCTAGCCAAAGTTCCTATCATCCATATGCATGGGTGCTATTCATTGTTATTCACAACAACTTTATCATAACTTGCCATACCATAGCCCTTTGGTTAACTGTCTCGTTGGCAGTTTTCCGATATATCTTTGTCTGTCATCACACACAAGCACCGACGCTCTGCAACTTAGCCCGCTCGAAACTCACAGTTTTGATAACAGTTGGAATAAACATCTTGTTTTGTATACCTAACTATGCACAATACGTCGTCAGCGAGATGCCACCAGACGGCGACCATACTTCATACTGGATATCTCAACGGGATCTTCCGCCTATCTTTTTCACTATAACATATTGGCTTTTCGGTGTCTTGATGAAGGTAGCCCCGTGCACGTTTTTGACAATCCTCAGTGCTATCTTAATACATGCAATGCATAAAGCAGAAAAACGAAAAGCTCGTCTCCATTCACAAGGCTCCCGGGCTACACAAGAATCTTCTAGCACAGAAAGCAACAGAACAACAAAGATGCTTATAGCGGTGGTCTTATCAGTGGTTATTACTGAGTTGCCACAAGGAATACTTGCTCTGATAAGTGGCATCAACCAAGATTTTTTCTCAAATGTTTATGTGCCTTTAGGAGATGTAATGGATATTCTGGTACTAATTAACAgtgcaattaattttattctttactgTATTATGAGTCAGGCTTTCCGAAAAACATTCAGGACTCACATCTTTAACGTTTGTGTAAATAATGTTCGGAATCGAACTAACAAGAATGGCGTAACGTATAGTTCAATTCAAACAGAAGTGACACAAGTAtag